The following are encoded in a window of Streptomyces sp. SAT1 genomic DNA:
- a CDS encoding GlxA family transcriptional regulator → MAQRTVLFVLFDGVQSLDVTGPLEVFAGAEKQTPGSYRVRTASLDGAPVRTSSGLNVVPDSSLDEASVPHTLVLPGGEGTRRPDPRLVDWVRGQGPRAARLVSVCTGAILLARAGLLDGRRCTTHWAYCATLARDHPAVRVEADPIFVRDGTVSTSAGVTAGIDLALALVEEDLGRDTALRVARHLVVFLRRPGNQAQFSAQLTAQTAHRDPLRDLQQWITEHPAGDLGVDALAARAALSPRHFARAFRAETGMTPGRYVDRVRLEHARRLLEDTADGVEEISRASGYGTPEAMRRAFVRTLGAAPAEYRRRFRPAPTA, encoded by the coding sequence ATGGCGCAGCGAACCGTTCTCTTCGTCCTCTTCGACGGCGTGCAGAGCCTGGACGTCACCGGCCCCCTGGAGGTCTTCGCCGGTGCCGAGAAGCAGACACCCGGCAGCTACCGGGTGCGCACGGCCTCCCTGGACGGCGCACCTGTACGCACCTCCAGCGGTCTGAACGTCGTACCGGACTCCTCGCTCGACGAGGCGTCCGTGCCGCACACCCTGGTCCTGCCCGGCGGCGAGGGCACCCGCAGGCCCGATCCGCGCCTGGTCGACTGGGTGCGCGGACAGGGGCCGCGCGCGGCCCGGCTGGTCTCGGTGTGCACCGGCGCGATCCTGCTGGCCCGAGCGGGGCTGCTGGACGGCCGCCGGTGCACCACCCACTGGGCGTACTGCGCCACCCTGGCCCGCGACCATCCGGCGGTGCGGGTCGAGGCCGACCCGATCTTCGTACGGGACGGCACGGTGTCGACCTCGGCCGGGGTCACCGCGGGGATCGACCTGGCGCTCGCGCTCGTCGAGGAGGACCTGGGCCGGGACACCGCGCTCCGCGTCGCCCGCCATCTGGTGGTGTTCCTGCGCAGACCGGGCAACCAGGCCCAGTTCAGCGCCCAGCTCACCGCCCAGACGGCGCACCGCGACCCGCTCCGGGACCTCCAGCAGTGGATCACCGAGCACCCGGCCGGCGACCTGGGCGTGGACGCGCTGGCCGCCCGCGCCGCCCTCTCGCCGCGCCACTTCGCCCGCGCCTTCCGCGCCGAGACGGGCATGACACCCGGCCGGTACGTCGACCGGGTCCGCCTGGAACACGCCCGGCGGCTGCTGGAGGACACCGCCGACGGCGTCGAGGAGATCTCCCGGGCCAGCGGTTACGGCACCCCCGAGGCCATGCGGCGCGCCTTCGTCCGCACTCTGGGCGCCGCCCCGGCGGAGTACCGCCGCCGCTTCCGCCCCGCCCCGACCGCCTGA
- a CDS encoding DJ-1/PfpI family protein produces the protein MQIAIVLYDHFTALDAVGPYETLGRLPGADTVFVAERTGPVRADTDNLALSADRTLADVPSPDIVVVPGGPGQRTQMDNPVLLDWLRAADATTTWTTSVCTGSLLLGAAGLLRGRRATSHWLALDHLGTFGAEPTGERVVTDGKYVTAAGVSAGIDMGLTLFGRIAGDERAQAVQLLIEYDPQPPYDAGSPQKAPAHLVEEFRGAGRAR, from the coding sequence ATGCAGATCGCCATCGTCCTCTACGACCACTTCACCGCCCTGGACGCCGTGGGCCCCTACGAGACGCTGGGCCGGCTGCCCGGGGCGGACACCGTCTTCGTCGCCGAGCGGACCGGGCCCGTGCGTGCCGACACCGACAACCTCGCCCTGAGCGCCGACCGCACCCTGGCCGACGTACCGTCCCCCGACATCGTGGTCGTGCCGGGCGGCCCCGGGCAGCGGACCCAGATGGACAATCCGGTGCTCCTCGACTGGCTGCGCGCCGCCGACGCGACCACCACCTGGACCACCTCGGTGTGCACCGGCTCCCTGCTGCTGGGCGCCGCCGGACTGCTGCGCGGCCGGCGCGCCACCTCGCACTGGCTGGCCCTCGACCACCTGGGGACCTTCGGCGCCGAGCCCACCGGCGAGCGGGTGGTGACCGACGGCAAGTACGTCACCGCCGCCGGTGTCTCGGCCGGCATCGACATGGGCCTGACCCTGTTCGGCCGGATCGCGGGCGACGAGCGGGCGCAGGCCGTCCAGCTCCTGATCGAGTACGACCCGCAGCCGCCCTACGACGCCGGGTCCCCGCAGAAGGCGCCCGCCCATCTGGTGGAGGAGTTCCGCGGCGCCGGACGCGCGCGCTGA
- a CDS encoding Tex family protein — MTTPLTGSIEGRIAEELGVRERQVKAAVELLDGGSTVPFIARYRKEATETLDDAQLRTIEERLRYLRELEDRRAAILESVREQGRLTDELEARIRGAETKARLEDIYLPFKPKRRTKAQIAREAGLEPLADGLLGDPGVEPSAAAAAFVDADKGVADPQAALDGARAILAERFSEDADLIGELRERMWTRGRLAAKVREGKEEAGAKFADYFDFAEPFTDLPSHRILAMLRGEKEEVLDLVLEPEEATEGPSSYEGIVAHRFGIADRGRPADKWLKDTVRWAWRTRILVHLGIDLRLRLRTAAEDEAVDVFAANLRDLLLAAPAGTRATLGLDPGFRTGVKVAVVDATGKAVATDVIHPHVPANKWDQSIATLARLAEEHAVELIAIGNGTASRETDKLAADLISRHPELNLTKVMVSEAGASVYSASAYASQELPGMDVSLRGAVSIARRLQDPLAELVKIDPKSIGVGQYQHDLSEVKLSRSLDAVVEDCVNGVGVDVNTASVPLLARVSGITSGLAENIVSHRDANGPFTSRAQLKKVSRLGPKAYEQCAGFLRIRGGDDPLDASSVHPEAYPVVRRMVKTTGQEVASLVGNTGVLRSLRPADFVDDTFGLPTVSDILKELEKPGRDPRPAFRTATFKEGVEKISDLSSGMVLEGVVTNVAAFGAFVDVGVHQDGLVHVSAMSKTFVKDPRDVVKPGDIVKVKVLDVDIPRKRISLTLRLDDTAAPQERQGQGGGGEARRQRGGRPPQQRQGQGQGRGGGGGGGGARQAPAPANSAMADALRRAGLLNGGDKGRR; from the coding sequence GTGACGACACCCCTCACAGGGTCCATCGAAGGCAGGATCGCCGAGGAGCTCGGCGTACGGGAGCGGCAGGTCAAGGCCGCCGTGGAGCTGCTCGACGGCGGTTCGACGGTGCCCTTCATCGCCCGCTACCGCAAGGAGGCCACCGAGACGCTCGACGACGCGCAGCTGCGCACGATCGAGGAGCGGCTGCGCTATCTGCGGGAGTTGGAGGACCGGCGGGCCGCGATCCTGGAGTCGGTGCGCGAGCAGGGCAGGCTCACCGACGAGCTGGAGGCGCGGATCCGCGGCGCCGAGACCAAGGCGCGGCTGGAGGACATCTACCTGCCGTTCAAGCCGAAGCGGCGCACCAAGGCGCAGATCGCGCGCGAGGCGGGCCTCGAACCGCTGGCGGACGGCCTGCTCGGCGACCCGGGTGTCGAGCCGTCGGCCGCGGCGGCGGCGTTCGTTGACGCGGACAAGGGCGTCGCCGATCCGCAGGCCGCCCTGGACGGCGCCCGCGCGATCCTCGCCGAGCGGTTCTCCGAGGACGCCGACCTGATCGGCGAGCTGCGCGAGCGCATGTGGACACGCGGGCGGCTGGCCGCGAAGGTGCGCGAGGGCAAGGAGGAGGCGGGCGCGAAGTTCGCCGACTACTTCGACTTCGCCGAGCCGTTCACCGACCTGCCCTCGCACCGGATCCTGGCGATGCTGCGCGGCGAGAAGGAGGAGGTCCTCGACCTCGTCCTGGAGCCCGAGGAGGCCACCGAGGGACCGTCCTCGTACGAGGGGATCGTGGCGCACCGCTTCGGCATCGCCGACCGCGGCCGGCCCGCCGACAAGTGGCTGAAGGACACCGTCCGCTGGGCCTGGCGCACCCGGATCCTCGTCCATCTCGGCATCGACCTGCGGCTGCGGCTGCGCACGGCCGCCGAGGACGAGGCGGTGGACGTGTTCGCGGCCAACCTGCGCGACCTGCTGCTGGCCGCCCCGGCCGGCACCCGCGCCACGCTCGGCCTGGACCCGGGCTTCCGTACGGGCGTGAAGGTCGCCGTGGTCGACGCGACCGGCAAGGCCGTCGCCACGGACGTGATCCATCCGCACGTCCCGGCCAACAAGTGGGACCAGTCCATCGCCACGCTGGCGCGGCTGGCCGAGGAGCACGCGGTCGAACTGATCGCCATCGGCAACGGCACGGCCTCGCGGGAGACCGACAAGCTCGCCGCCGACCTGATCAGCAGGCACCCGGAGCTGAACCTCACCAAGGTGATGGTGTCGGAGGCGGGCGCCTCGGTGTACTCGGCCTCCGCCTACGCCTCGCAGGAGCTGCCCGGCATGGACGTGTCGCTGCGCGGCGCGGTGTCCATCGCGCGCCGGCTCCAGGACCCGCTGGCCGAGCTGGTGAAGATCGACCCGAAGTCGATCGGCGTCGGCCAGTACCAGCACGACCTCTCCGAGGTGAAGCTCTCCCGCTCCTTGGACGCGGTGGTCGAGGACTGTGTGAACGGCGTGGGCGTGGACGTCAACACGGCGTCCGTGCCGCTGCTCGCGCGGGTCTCCGGCATCACCTCGGGCCTCGCCGAGAACATCGTGTCGCACCGCGACGCCAACGGCCCCTTCACCTCGCGCGCCCAGCTGAAGAAGGTCTCCCGGCTCGGCCCGAAGGCGTACGAGCAGTGCGCGGGCTTCCTGCGGATCCGTGGCGGCGACGATCCGCTGGACGCCTCCAGCGTCCACCCGGAGGCGTATCCGGTGGTGCGCCGCATGGTGAAGACGACGGGCCAGGAGGTGGCCTCCCTCGTGGGCAACACGGGCGTGCTGCGTTCGCTGCGCCCGGCCGACTTCGTCGACGACACCTTCGGTCTGCCCACGGTCTCCGACATCCTCAAGGAGCTGGAGAAGCCGGGGCGCGACCCGCGGCCCGCCTTCCGGACGGCCACCTTCAAGGAGGGCGTGGAGAAGATCTCCGACCTGTCCTCCGGGATGGTCCTGGAGGGCGTGGTGACGAACGTGGCGGCCTTCGGGGCGTTCGTGGACGTCGGCGTCCACCAGGACGGTCTGGTGCATGTCTCCGCGATGTCGAAGACGTTCGTGAAGGACCCGCGGGACGTGGTCAAGCCCGGTGACATCGTCAAGGTGAAGGTCCTGGACGTCGACATCCCGCGCAAGCGGATCTCGCTGACCCTGCGCCTGGACGACACGGCGGCTCCGCA
- a CDS encoding enoyl-CoA hydratase/isomerase family protein — protein MEPQLLHDVTDAVATVVVHHPAKRNAMTAAMWRALPPLLDRLAADPGVRVLVLTGADGTFCAGADISTLRRSPEEAQTLAVAAEEALAAFPKPTLAAVRGHCVGGGAQLAAACDLRFAEEGALFGVTPAKLGIVYPASATRRLVSLVGPATTKYLLFSGELIDAQRALRTGLVDEVLPGGGLGKRVAEFTGVLAARSQLTQAAAKEFADGRTGRDAHWSAEARGSGDTAEGVAAFLERRTPRFTWSAG, from the coding sequence ATGGAGCCGCAGCTGCTGCACGACGTCACCGACGCGGTCGCCACCGTCGTCGTCCACCACCCGGCCAAGCGCAACGCCATGACCGCCGCGATGTGGCGCGCGCTGCCACCGCTCCTGGACCGCCTGGCCGCCGATCCGGGCGTACGGGTCCTGGTGCTGACCGGCGCGGACGGGACGTTCTGCGCCGGGGCGGACATCTCCACGCTCCGGCGCTCGCCCGAGGAGGCGCAAACGCTGGCGGTGGCGGCCGAGGAAGCGCTCGCCGCCTTCCCCAAGCCGACCCTGGCGGCGGTGCGCGGGCACTGCGTCGGCGGCGGCGCCCAGCTCGCGGCCGCCTGCGATCTGCGGTTCGCCGAGGAGGGCGCGCTGTTCGGGGTGACCCCGGCGAAGCTCGGCATCGTCTACCCCGCCTCCGCGACCCGGCGGCTGGTGTCCCTGGTGGGCCCGGCCACCACCAAGTACCTGCTCTTCTCCGGCGAGTTGATCGACGCGCAGCGGGCGCTGCGCACCGGTCTCGTCGACGAGGTGCTGCCCGGGGGCGGACTCGGCAAGCGGGTCGCGGAGTTCACCGGGGTGCTGGCCGCGCGCTCGCAGCTGACGCAGGCGGCGGCCAAGGAGTTCGCGGACGGCCGCACCGGCCGGGACGCCCACTGGAGCGCCGAGGCACGCGGCAGCGGCGACACCGCCGAGGGGGTCGCCGCCTTCCTGGAGCGCAGGACACCGCGCTTCACCTGGAGCGCCGGGTAG